From the Solanum pennellii chromosome 4, SPENNV200 genome, one window contains:
- the LOC107018363 gene encoding caffeoylshikimate esterase-like, with protein MANEYETVRYEEEFILNSRGMKLFTCSWVPKDCEPKALIFLCHGYAMECSISMKDAGTRLAKSGFGVYGIDYEGHGKSEGLQGYVNSFDALVDDCFDHYSKISERKENKKKMRILMGESMGGAVALLLHRKKPEFWDGAVLIAPMCKIADDLRPHPMVISVLTKLCNFIPTWRIVPTQDIVDSAFRDPEVRKEIRNNPHCYKGKPRLQTAHQLMTVSMDLEQRLEEVTLPFLIVHGEEDTVTDPSVSKLLHEKASSIDKSFKLYPGMWHSLSYGEFPENRDIVFSDIVVWLKEKISMGNSRLERQQKLANDQILPKMST; from the exons Atg GCTAATGAATATGAAACTGTTAGATATGAAGAG gaatttatattgaattcaaGAGGAATGAAATTATTTACATGTAGTTGGGTCCCAAAAGATTGTGAACCAAAAGCTTTGATTTTCCTTTGTCATGGATATGCCATGGAGTGCAGTATATCAATGAAag atgctGGAACGCGATTGGCGAAATCAGGATTTGGAGTTTATGGAATTGATTATGAAGGACATGGAAAATCAGAAGGACTTCAAGGATATGTTAATAGCTTTGATGCTCTTGTTGATGATTGTTTTGATCATTATTCCAAAATTtctg AAAGgaaggaaaataagaaaaagatgaGAATATTAATGGGAGAATCGATGGGAGGAGCTGTGGCTCTACTTTTACACAGAAAAAAACCTGAATTTTGGGATGGTGCTGTTTTAATTGCTCCAATGTGTAAG aTTGCAGATGATCTGAGGCCACATCCAATGGTGATAAGTGTTTTGACCAAACTTTGCAACTTTATCCCAACTTGGAGAATAGTTCCAACTCAAGATATTGTTGATTCAGCATTTAGAGACCCTGAAGTTAGAAAAGAG ATTAGAAACAACCCTCATTGCTACAAGGGAAAGCCCAGGCTACAAACAGCTCACCAACTAATGACAGTCAGCATGGATTTAGAACAAAGACTTGAAGAAGTCACATTGCCATTTCTCATTGTTCATGGTGAAGAGGACACTGTGACTGATCCATCTGTAAGCAAACTTCTCCACGAAAAGGCATCGAGCATCGACAAGAGCTTCAAGTTGTACCCCGGGATGTGGCATTCCCTCTCCTACGGTGAATTCCCCGAGAACAGAGACATCGTGTTCTCGGACATTGTAGTGTGGCTCAAGGAGAAAAtaagcatgggtaactcaaGGCTAGAGAGGCAACAAAAGCTAGCAAATGATCAAATTTTACCAAAGATGAGCACTTAG